One segment of Synechococcus sp. A15-24 DNA contains the following:
- a CDS encoding pyridoxamine 5'-phosphate oxidase family protein: MTAATDGDLPSWRQRLRGALKREGRQVSARWLQLATVASDGTPRVRTLVFRGWNGTDQLELYTDGRSSKITELNHQPQVELCWLLTKAKQQYRLRGTAAPVAASPDQAQWRSLSPSGRALWGWPHPGQPFEPAAPFPQELPEGVPVPDHFVVVPISIQQVELLDLSHHPHQRLLWRREDGWLEQRLNP; this comes from the coding sequence ATGACAGCAGCGACGGATGGAGACCTGCCCTCCTGGCGCCAACGACTTCGCGGTGCCCTCAAGCGCGAAGGCCGCCAGGTGAGTGCCCGCTGGCTGCAACTCGCCACCGTGGCCTCTGATGGCACCCCCAGGGTGAGAACGCTGGTGTTCCGCGGCTGGAACGGAACGGATCAACTGGAGCTGTACACGGATGGCCGCAGCAGCAAAATCACCGAGCTGAACCATCAACCCCAGGTGGAACTCTGCTGGCTGCTGACGAAAGCCAAGCAGCAGTACCGGCTTCGGGGAACAGCTGCACCGGTGGCGGCCTCCCCAGACCAGGCCCAGTGGCGATCCCTGTCTCCCAGTGGACGAGCCCTGTGGGGATGGCCGCATCCAGGTCAACCCTTTGAACCCGCAGCGCCCTTCCCCCAGGAACTCCCGGAGGGTGTTCCCGTGCCGGACCACTTCGTGGTGGTGCCGATCAGCATCCAGCAGGTGGAACTGCTCGACCTGAGCCACCACCCTCACCAGCGCCTGCTCTGGCGCCGGGAGGACGGCTGGCTGGAACAGCGGCTCAACCCCTGA
- a CDS encoding histone deacetylase, with amino-acid sequence MTLHAVYHELYSAPLPSTHRFPMAKFRLLRHLLLDEQVLQANQIRRPLSIPRRDLERIHRRSYHQAFSRDQLSRSEQRRIGLPATRPLVQRTWLSVGGTLLTARLALQHGIACHLAGGTHHAHPGFGSGFCIFNDVAITARVLLDNGEVQRLLVVDLDVHQGDGTAACFAHEPRITTLSVHAASNFPLRKVASDIDIPLGDATGDDDYLAAIGDRLPQVLDDQQPDLVLFNAGVDPHRDDRLGRLELSDEGLLRRDRLVLDAALRRSIPIATVIGGGYDELMPLVRRHAIVIRAAVEQARLFGLS; translated from the coding sequence TTGACACTCCACGCTGTTTATCACGAGCTCTACTCGGCGCCGCTGCCATCGACCCATCGCTTTCCGATGGCCAAATTCAGGCTGCTGCGTCATTTGCTGCTTGACGAGCAGGTGTTGCAGGCCAACCAGATCCGCCGCCCCCTCAGCATCCCCCGACGGGATCTGGAGCGCATCCACCGTCGCAGCTACCACCAGGCCTTCAGCCGTGATCAACTCAGCCGCTCGGAGCAGCGCCGCATTGGGCTTCCTGCCACCCGCCCCCTGGTGCAGCGCACCTGGCTATCTGTCGGGGGAACCTTGCTGACGGCTCGCCTGGCACTTCAGCATGGAATCGCCTGTCACCTGGCAGGGGGAACCCATCACGCCCATCCCGGCTTTGGGAGCGGATTCTGCATCTTTAATGACGTGGCCATAACAGCGCGGGTGCTGCTGGACAACGGCGAGGTGCAACGCTTGCTGGTGGTGGACCTGGATGTGCATCAGGGCGATGGCACCGCGGCCTGCTTTGCCCATGAGCCGCGCATCACCACCTTGTCCGTCCACGCCGCCAGCAATTTTCCGCTGCGCAAAGTGGCCAGCGACATCGACATTCCCCTCGGGGATGCAACCGGAGATGACGACTACCTGGCCGCCATCGGGGACCGACTCCCGCAGGTGCTGGATGACCAACAACCGGATCTGGTGCTGTTCAACGCCGGTGTGGACCCCCACCGGGATGACCGGCTTGGACGACTGGAGCTGAGCGACGAGGGACTGTTACGACGCGATCGACTCGTCCTGGATGCGGCCCTGCGCCGGAGCATCCCCATCGCCACAGTGATCGGAGGGGGGTACGACGAACTGATGCCCCTGGTGAGGAGGCACGCCATCGTGATCCGAGCCGCCGTTGAGCAGGCCAGGCTATTTGGACTCTCCTGA